In Myxocyprinus asiaticus isolate MX2 ecotype Aquarium Trade chromosome 46, UBuf_Myxa_2, whole genome shotgun sequence, a single window of DNA contains:
- the si:ch211-106e7.2 gene encoding uncharacterized protein si:ch211-106e7.2 — MQADSQRPGQWQNFHGNVDTSGDWTSNNPGHILHHQCVAPHLASFTYPNQIATGNELTQFSCTVLQTTSDKGLTSSTQSTENMMPPQENNFNSECTGKLNSHIIMWNMPSSNCQMFLPVNNINVQGSIYVASNNNGPNMSHCALRPSSETFNSNNSSYTQQQTTSISTGPSSSQQFEANRTMDTQSHNETERNVNTRSLYSRQQHANTANNLPKQTLLNQNLSKSAKKRKSSSTMKNPLPTENAPHRQSSPIGGYIYPSTCANPQTLSTCKPNLQQNNAAQKAVAVVTPLSPVEIASADSSNKSIHNTKISVLDARSAQGTIHHYPNIPHPLANTNLKAMGESNNPTSKHPRPSSGGEQRLYDGLCYAAGARSPVWTDESTSDSNCTASPKLHRVVTEQKESVLSTLRQANEKMPNNNCAVTDSQRTAKEETDRCSPIPVIEWSLDRLHTLIAMVQQIDDGHQKKVCKTDPGKEILKIYWNGDFCKFCNAAQTGIYQNIMKEVFFYCQKNDPVILRQIRGDKHNQIAKDFHILKHNETPPNMMPYKSSWLNLNEKLDDIDKECGFSWFYRSLHGTPQERDEHKVSNSACEMTSKLLDASAQLVAACHSQCQAEAVNKVPVEEQKCLELKDTKSDSESFCENMHVSLEQLQPVTDNCSTKLNVVLTEQAHSQPSIVNPLKTMTNLVKVLDKQNVPTEMSVKAMLDDRFCNDVEAMLTESTSQSNHTSLPKLNPMVAEQQEFLTSKIKNKSNIKMDINDRTVTDNNVRCKTLPKPNLKLTVHINKEVIEKIEASASIQINVLPQEMAKKYFAGEIMEDKDLQKDNCTPPDMMDKSSSLDTPHVFDPTAEKQRNMEKLELNDTHADNWSLGENLPVSFNKQSILVTDNCSAKINGVVTEKNNCPSSNVVNPLKARNVLVNILDKQYVSKRAHQHSTGMSEKPNLNHGFSNGVETKSSMLTESTSQSNCTRSTKLNPVVLEQEFKPSTQIQNGSNKNSYCTDIDKGVRCASVLKACEEEETEKMDISTSIQINVLPHRTAERCFAGEMMEDKDLEKDNAAPSEIMHKSSSLETPQVFETISIEKWRSMDRYDKNAKNSTQSIQSTLLDVPNKPYLMEHNSYKTKMANKVPVEEQSSLELQEKNSDIECLSEILPLSIEQSIAVADNHSPKHNDLVTEQTNSETNFLNPLMAMTNLLRLLEKTDVSLRRHQCQIGKHDILDQKHQYSTPSEGSRLGDRFSNCAGAKSLHESSSQSDGASSPKHNPVVGKQPDLVVSSLTQNESNEKLSNRDCAGTDNCMRDETEPNPCTEVVAYTKEDDIGLDSLASLKINVLSHYIAKQCFAGEVMEDNGLQKDSAAPQEMQHKSYGLHLLEELYKSFNDTPQIHEQTCLKLNQTLPENLPISFEQSLPVTDNGLPKPNGVVKEVTNCQPKFVNPLEAMTYMAKKLERLNVSNRKRLRQILNEQNSVLKRKHQCSIRTSETSRLDDHFSNCAGAKNLVLIDESSSQSDCTSSPKRNPFVAEQQEFVPSQIQTEPNEKITNNDCAGTDKSVLCETEPEPSGVAVDALASVQINVLSHEMAEQWFTGEMEDQSLEKAMAKHPSSEDQLKVLVLDIRSDTEVLIEDVKPKESNNQSDVHDELESYCCLAKWFQILQYGDGSSCKCQEKAVLNEKGTEIEAHATNLEVLTNKDDGSNAFFDECGPMELEFGSPERMDENASQSTEAKNPLMLHTNDAYVDKINIVKDNTSSEIEVFEVERVMSEQTEEQSPSKCATNETLKLCEVEKDPLDPDSKRQKTKTICLSLYGSSSDGSNKVMPTRRYQVKESCQEPPETLRVILSSHQKTEEKSKSNKRKWLESLNNEDALETRRKIFGASFTTIDPSRSSPSHEITQKRVSEVSKENALSSPSISKLVSPSFNPQSKVHFADGNRRKGKLNDRTKQISINKFIIRGKYMPSKSSLQSPLTVMKSQYEMGNPALMPLEEGLGLEFKVLPKSFNFTDGNELNGDQVDKSTNSKNEMSHPEDKLARRMKTSHATQGAWCFTPLKMKHTGSNQATDVSGSGSLFQEFKKRFHDKNRENASRQNLNSK, encoded by the coding sequence ATGCAAGCCGATTCTCAGCGCCCAGGACAATGGCAAAACTTTCATGGCAATGTGGACACATCTGGAGACTGGACATCCAATAATCCAGGCCACATCCTTCACCACCAATGTGTGGCACCTCATCTTGCAAGCTTCACATATCCAAATCAAATTGCAACTggaaatgagttaacacagttctCTTGCACAGTCCTACAGACAACCAGTGACAAAGGTTTGACTAGTAGCACTCAGTCTACTGAGAATATGATGCCACCACAAGAAAATAACTTCAATTCAGAATGTACAGGAAAACTGAACTCACACATTATTATGTGGAACATGCCCTCTTCTAATTGCCAGATGTTCTTGCCAGTGAACAACATTAATGTGCAGGGGTCTATTTATGTTGCATCGAACAATAATGGGCCAAACATGTCACATTGTGCTCTCCGACCAAGCTCAGAGACCTTTAACTCAAATAACAGTTCATACACACAACAACAAACTACCTCCATTTCAACTGGCCCAAGTAGCTCACAACAGTTTGAAGCAAACAGAACTATGGACACCCAGAGTCACAATGAAACTGAAAGAAATGTGAATACTAGAAGCCTGTATAGTAGGCAGCAACATGCAAATACTGCTAATAATTTGCCAAAACAAActttgctaaatcaaaatttgtCAAAGTCtgccaaaaaaagaaagtcatcatCCACCATGAAAAATCCTCTCCCAACAGAAAATGCACCTCATAGACAGAGTAGTCCTATTGGTGGATACATTTACCCATCTACCTGTGCTAATCCGCAAACACTTTCTACTTGTAAACCGAACCTCCAACAGAACAATGCTGCACAAAAAGCTGTTGCTGTTGTCACACCATTATCTCCGGTAGAAATAGCATCTGCTGATTCTTCAAACAAATCCATACATAATACAAAGATAAGTGTTCTTGATGCAAGATCAGCGCAAGGAACAATACACCATTATCCGAATATTCCTCATCCTCTGGCAAACACAAATCTGAAGGCAATGGGAGAATCAAATAACCCGACAAGCAAGCATCCACGGCCAAGTTCAGGAGGAGAGCAAAGGCTATATGATGGACTTTGTTATGCAGCTGGAGCCAGAAGTCCTGTTTGGACTGATGAGTCTACCAGTGATAGTAACTGCACAGCCTCACCAAAGCTGCATAGAGTGGTTACAGAACAAAAGGAGTCTGTGCTGTCAACTCTGAGACAAGCTAACGAAAAAATGCCTAACAATAACTGTGCAGTCACAGATTCACAGAGGACGGCCAAAGAAGAAACTGACAGGTGCTCCCCTATTCCTGTAATAGAATGGTCACTAGACAGATTGCACACATTAATAGCCATGGTTCAGCAAATAGATGATGGACATCAGAAAAAAGTCTGCAAAACAGATCCTGGAAAGGAGATTTTGAAGATTTATTGGAATGGGGATTTTTGCAAGTTTTGTAATGCAGCTCAAACCGGCATATATCAAAACATAATGAAAGAAGTCTTCTTTTACTGTCAGAAAAATGACCCTGTGATACTGAGGCAAATTAGAGGTGATAAACACAACCAAATCGCCAaggattttcacattttaaaacacaatgaAACTCCACCAAATATGATGCCCTACAAGTCATCTTGGTTAAACCTTAATGAGAAACTTGATGACATTGACAAGGAATGTGGTTTTTCTTGGTTCTATAGGTCTTTACATGGTACCCCCCAGGAGAGGGATGAACACAAAGTAAGCAACTCTGCTTGTGAAATGACAAGCAAATTGTTAGATGCCTCTGCTCAGTTAGTGGCAGCTTGTCACAGTCAATGCCAAGCAGAAGCAGTGAACAAAGTTCCAGTTGAAGAACAAAAATGCTTGGAGTTAAAAGACACTAAATCAGACAGTGAGAGTTTTTGTGAAAACATGCATGTTTCCTTGGAGCAATTGCAACCTGTGACTGATAACTGCTCAACAAAACTTAATGTTGTGCTTACAGAACAAGCCCATTCTCAACCAAGTATTGTAAATCCTCTGAAGACCATGACTAATCTGGTGAAGGtgttagataaacaaaatgtccCAACTGAAATGTCAGTAAAGGCAATGCTGGATGACAGATTTTGTAATGATGTTGAAGCCATGTTGACCGAATCAACCAGCCAAAGTAACCACACAAGTTTACCAAAGCTCAATCCCATGGTTGCAGAGCAACAGGAATTTTTAAcatctaaaataaaaaacaaatctaatATAAAAATGGACATCAATGACCGCACAGTCACCGATAACAATGTGAGATGTAAGACTTTGCCAAAACCTAATTTAAAATTGACTGTGCACATAAATAAAGAGGTGATTGAGAAGATTGAAGCTTCAGCCTCTATTCAGATTAATGTTCTCCCACAGGAAATGGCTAAAAAGTACTTTGCTGGTGAGATTATGGAAGATAAGGACCTGCAAAAAGATAATTGTACACCACCAGATATGATGGACAAGTCATCTTCACTGGATACACCCCATGTATTTGACCCAACAGCGGAAAAACAGAGAAACATGGAGAAGTTGGAGCTAAATGACACACATGCAGACAATTGGAGTCTTGGTGAAAACTTGCCTGTATCCTTTAATAAGCAATCAATACTTGTGACTGATAATTGCTCAGCTAAGATTAATGGAGTAGttacagaaaaaaacaattgtccATCATCAAATGTTGTAAATCCACTGAAGGCCAGGAATGTTTTGGTGAACATATTGGATAAACAATATGTTTCAAAAAGAGCACATCAGCACTCAACTGGAATGTCAGAAAAGCCAAATCTGAATCACGGATTTAGTAATGGTGTTGAAACCAAAAGTTCCATGTTGACTGAATCAACCAGCCAAAGTAACTGCACAAGGTCAACAAAGCTCAATCCTGTGGTTTTAGAACAAGAATTTAAGCCATCAACTCAAATACAAAATGGATCCAATAAAAACAGTTACTGTACAGATATAGATAAGGGCGTGAGATGTGCGAGTGTGCTAAAAGCTTGTGAAGAAGAGGAGACTGAGAAGATGGACATTTCAACCTCTATTCAGATTAATGTTCTCCCACACAGAACTGCTGAACGGTGCTTTGCTGGTGAGATGATGGAAGATAAGGACTTAGAAAAAGACAATGCTGCACCATCAGAGATAATGCACAAGTCATCTTCGCTGGAAACACCCCAAGTATTTGAAACCATATCAATAGAAAAATGGAGAAGTATGGACCGGTATGACAAGAATGCAAAAAATTCAACACAATCAATTCAAAGCACATTATTAGATGTCCCTAATAAGCCATATTTAATGGAGCATAATTCATACAAAACCAAAATGGCAAACAAAGTACCAGTAGAAGAACAATCATCCTTGGAGTTGCAGGAGAAAAACTCCGATATTGAGTGTCTTTCTGAAATCTTGCCTCTTTCCATTGAGCAATCAATAGCTGTGGCTGATAATCACTCACCGAAACATAATGATTTGGTTACAGAACAAACTAATTCTGAAACAAATTTTTTGAATCCACTAATGGCCATGACCAATCTGTTGAGGTTACTGGAAAAAACTGATGTTTCATTAAGAAGGCATCAGTGCCAAATTGGAAAGCATGATATTTTGGACCAAAAACATCAATACTCAACTCCATCAGAAGGGTCAAGGCTGGGAGATCGTTTTAGTAATTGTGCTGGAGCCAAAAGTCTTCATGAATCCTCAAGTCAAAGTGATGGTGCAAGCTCTCCAAAACATAATCCCGTGGTTGGAAAACAACCGGATTTAGTGGTGTCATCACTAACACAAAATGAATCCAATGAAAAATTGTCTAACAGGGACTGTGCGGGCACAGATAACTGTATGAGAGATGAGACTGAGCCAAACCCTTGTACAGAAGTTGTGGCTTATACAAAAGAAGATGACATTGGCTTGGACTCTTTAGCATCTCTTAAGATTAATGTTCTCTCACACTATATAGCTAAACAGTGTTTTGCAGGTGAGGTGATGGAAGATAATGGCTTGCAAAAAGACAGTGCTGCTCCACAGGAGATGCagcacaagtcatatgggttgCATCTTCTTGAGGAACTCTACAAGTCTTTTAACGATACACCCCAAATACATGAACAAACATGCTTGAAGTTAAATCAGACTCTTCCTGAAAACTTACCCATTTCCTTTGAGCAATCACTACCTGTGACTGATAACGGCTTGCCAAAGCCTAATGGTGTGGTCAAAGAAGTAACCAACTGTCAACCAAAATTTGTAAATCCACTGGAGGCCATGACTTATATGGCTAAGAAACTGGAAAGACTGAATGTTTCAAACAGAAAACGTTTACGTCAaatattaaatgaacaaaacagtGTTCTGAAAAGAAAGCATCAATGCTCAATTCGAACATCAGAAACGTCAAGGCTGGATGACCATTTTAGTAATTGTGCTGGAGCCAAAAATCTTGTGTTGATTGATGAATCAAGCAGTCAAAGTGATTGCACAAGCTCACCGAAACGTAATCCTTTTGTCGCAGAACAACAGGAGTTTGTGCCATCTCAAATACAAACtgaaccaaatgaaaaaataactaaCAATGACTGTGCAGGAACGGATAAGAGTGTTTTATGTGAGACTGAGCCAGAACCTAGTGGAGTTGCTGTGGACGCTTTAGCCTCTGTTCAGATTAATGTTCTTTCACACGAAATGGCTGAACAATGGTTTACTGGTGAGATGGAAGATCAAAGCTTAGAAAAGGCCATGGCTAAACATCCTTCCAGTGAGGACCAGCTAAAAGTTCTAGTCCTGGATATAAGGTCTGACACAGAAGTGCTCATAGAAGATGTTAAGCCAAAAGAAAGCAACAATCAAAGTGATGTTCATGATGAGTTGGAGTCTTACTGTTGTCTTGCTAAATGGTTTCAAATTTTGCAATATGGAGATGGCTCATCATGCAAGTGCCAGGAAAAAGCAGTATTGAATGAAAAGGGGACTGAAATAGAGGCCCATGCTACGAATTTAGAGGTGCTGACAAATAAAGATGATGGTAGCAATGCCTTCTTTGATGAATGTGGACCTATGGAATTGGAATTTGGTTCTCCTGAAAGAATGGACGAAAATGCTTCTCAAAGCACAGAGGCAAAAAACCCATTAATGTTACATACAAATGATGCTTATGTTGACAAGATAAACATTGTGAAGGACAATACAAGTTCTGAAATAGAGGTATTTGAGGTAGAGAGAGTGATGTCAGAGCAAACAGAAGAGCAATCGCCTTCAAAATGTGCAACAAATGAGACTCTGAAGCTTTGTGAGGTGGAGAAAGACCCCTTAGATCCTGATTCTAAGAGACAGAAAACCAAAACTATATGTCTTTCACTGTATGGGTCATCTTCAGATGGAAGCAATAAAGTAATGCCAACAAGAAGATATCAAGTTAAAGAAAGTTGTCAAGAACCACCAGAAACTCTTAGAGTAATTTTAAGCTCTCATCAGAAGACAGAAGAGAAAAGCAAGTCAAATAAGCGTAAATGGCTAGAATCTCTGAACAATGAAGATGCTTTGGAGACGAGACGGAAAATATTTGGAGCATCCTTTACAACCATTGATCCGAGCAGATCCTCCCCTTCACATGAAATAACCCAAAAAAGAGTTTCTGAAGTTTCCAAAGAAAATGCACTTTCATCACCATCAATCAGTAAACTGGTTAGTCCAAGTTTTAATCCCCAGAGCAAAGTCCATTTTGCTGACGGAAATAGACGAAAGGGAAAACTGAATGatagaacaaaacaaatttcTATTAATAAATTTATTATAAGGGGGAAGTACATGCCATCCAAATCTTCTTTGCAGTCACCTTTGACTGTAATGAAAAGTCAATACGAAATGGGGAACCCTGCTTTGATGCCATTGGAGGAGGGTCTTGGGTTGGAATTTAAAGTATTGCCCAAGTCTTTCAACTTTACGGATGGAAATGAACTCAATGGCGATCAAGTGGACAAGTCCACAAATTCAAAAAATG